From a region of the Bdellovibrio sp. BCCA genome:
- a CDS encoding crossover junction endodeoxyribonuclease RuvC yields MATLSYSAILTKPILTIIGLDVSLTGTGLSVFTHNRETGSIELKNLYLISTPPTKARHQRIGRFLRIVSAIESLLGKHSPDAIAIEGYALKSQGRAASDLPEIGGMIRLMIIKRCIPFIEIEPTSLKKHITGKGNVDKSIMIKVINELLNISVTDDNVSDASGLGLMLSHKLSSVGYDFAKLFDELMEKAEDKKEEKRLKDLRKKYGKIIPEDKLYPKNKNSNRKTKEVPEITVTELSF; encoded by the coding sequence ATGGCGACACTGTCCTACAGCGCAATTTTAACCAAACCAATTTTAACCATAATTGGTCTCGACGTGTCTCTTACTGGAACTGGACTTTCAGTCTTCACTCACAATCGAGAAACGGGTTCTATAGAGCTCAAGAATCTCTATTTGATATCAACTCCCCCGACCAAAGCCAGGCATCAACGAATTGGTCGCTTTTTGCGCATTGTTTCCGCAATTGAATCCCTCCTAGGAAAACATTCTCCGGATGCTATCGCAATCGAAGGGTATGCTCTTAAGTCGCAGGGGCGGGCAGCTTCTGATCTTCCTGAGATTGGAGGAATGATCCGCCTCATGATTATTAAGAGATGTATTCCATTTATAGAAATTGAACCTACATCTTTAAAGAAGCACATCACTGGAAAAGGCAATGTCGATAAGTCAATTATGATCAAAGTCATCAATGAACTACTGAACATTTCTGTTACCGATGACAACGTATCGGATGCATCGGGTTTGGGTCTTATGCTCTCACATAAACTATCGAGTGTCGGTTATGACTTCGCTAAGCTCTTTGATGAATTGATGGAGAAGGCCGAGGACAAGAAAGAAGAAAAGCGCTTAAAAGATCTTCGAAAGAAATACGGCAAAATCATCCCGGAAGACAAACTATATCCGAAAAATAAGAATTCGAATCGAAAAACTAAAGAGGTTCCGGAAATCACTGTTACCGAGCTCAGCTTTTAA